The Maylandia zebra isolate NMK-2024a linkage group LG7, Mzebra_GT3a, whole genome shotgun sequence genome contains a region encoding:
- the LOC101469328 gene encoding angiopoietin-related protein 2 → MILPVVVMVSLLLLSGPESGLQEDTLEIDNSNDILEREFIYVPKRQKRAVADYSAYQTDKCSYTFIVPQQKNNGAICVNSKEPETLLQNRINKQELELLNSELQKQRKQIEALQLLIELDGGVINEVKLLRKESRNMNSRVTQLYMQLLHEIIRKRDNALEVSQLETRVLNHTNEMGRLAGRYQDLDHKYQHLSALASSQSALLEQLEEQCKHGGYFYRKVQEPSRRLQPQSPAISQPPLQTPELSPGGYRPFHPPTYTRYTNYPMNNEIQNDQKARALPTMPAATYSFTNEPSGHFRDCLEALESGYTTSGMYLLKPDKSNQLMQVWCDQRQDPGGWIVIQRRQDGSVNFFRNWDTYKQGFGNIDGEYWLGLDNIFWLTNQGIYKLLVTLEDWTGRKTFAEYASFRVESEADFYRLRLGRYHGNAGDSLTWHNGKHFTTLDRDHDVYTGNCAHYQKGGWWYNACAHSNLNGVWYKGGHYRSRYQDGVYWAEFRGGAYSLKKVTMMIRPNGNTFQ, encoded by the exons ATGATTCTCCCTGTGGTGGTAATGGTGAGTCTCCTGTTGCTCTCTGGACCAGAGTCAGGTCTCCAAGAAGACACTCTAGAAATTGACAACAGCAATGACATCCTAGAGAGAGAATTTATCTACGTACCAAAACGTCAAAAAAGGGCTGTTGCTGACTACAGTGCCTACCAAACAGACAAATGTTCTTATACCTTCATTGTCCCTCAGCAGAAAAACAATGGGGCAATATGTGTGAACTCCAAGGAGCCAGAGACCTTGCTGCAAAACCGTATTAATAAGCAGGAACTGGAGCTGCTCAACAGTGAGTTGCAAAAGCAGCGAAAGCAGATTGAGGCACTGCAACTGCTGATAGAGCTTGATGGGGGTGTGATTAATGAAGTCAAGCTATTGCGTAAAGAGAGCCGCAACATGAACTCCAGAGTTACTCAGCTCTACATGCAGCTGCTGCATGAGATTATTCGCAAACGAGACAATGCTCTGGAGGTGTCACAGCTGGAGACCCGTGTGCTCAACCACACAAATGAGATGGGGAGGCTAGCTGGACGGTACCAAGACCTGGATCATAAGTACCAGCATCTATCAGCCCTCGCAAGCAGCCAGAGTGCTCTCCTGGAGCAGCTTGAAGAGCAGTGTAAGCACGGAGGATACTTTTACAGAAAGGTTCAAGAGCCCAGCCGTCGTCTCCAGCCACAATCTCCTGCAATCTCCCAGCCTCCTTTACAAACACCTGAATTGTCTCCTGGTGGCTACAGACCTTTCCATCCACCCACTTACACTCGTTACACCAACTACCCCATGAATAATGAGATCCAAAATGACCAGAAAGCCAGAGCACTGCCCACAATGCCAGCCGCAACATACAGCTTCACAAATGAGCCCTCTG GACATTTCAGAGATTGTCTGGAGGCTCTGGAGAGTGGATATACCACCAGTGGAATGTACCTCTTAAAACCAGACAAAAGCAATCAACTTATGCAGGTCTGGTGTGACCAGAGACAAGACCCTGGTGGCTGGATCGTTATTCAGAGACGTCAGGATGGCTCTGTCAACTTTTTTAGGAACTGGGACACTTACAAG CAAGGTTTTGGAAACATTGATGGTGAATACTGGTTGGGCCTAGACAACATCTTTTGGCTGACAAACCAGGGCATCTACAAGCTTTTAGTGACGCTGGAAGACTGGACTGGACGGAAGACCTTTGCAGAATATGCTAGCTTTCGTGTAGAGTCAGAAGCTGATTTCTACAGGCTACGACTGGGCCGATACCACGGCAATGCTGGAGACTCTCTAACCTGGCACAATGGAAAGCACTTTACCACACTGGATAGGGACCATGATGTCTACACAG GGAATTGTGCCCACTATCAGAAGGGAGGATGGTGGTATAATGCCTGTGCTCATTCCAATCTGAACGGTGTGTGGTACAAAGGTGGGCATTACCGCAGCCGCTATCAGGATGGGGTCTACTGGGCTGAGTTCAGAGGAGGAGCTTATTCTCTGAAAAAAGTGACCATGATGATAAGACCCAATGGAAATACCTTCCAATAA